One Azospirillum sp. TSA2s genomic region harbors:
- a CDS encoding F0F1 ATP synthase subunit epsilon, whose protein sequence is MADKVEFELVSPEKLLKSQPVDMVVVPGSEGDFGVLAGHSPMISTVRPGVIDVYEGDRVVDRVFVAGGFAEVTEARCTVLAEEAVALTDLDRATVEKQIKDLSEDVDDSKSDAERAAAESKLAVARAKLDALTQTSAH, encoded by the coding sequence ATGGCCGATAAAGTCGAATTCGAGCTGGTCTCGCCGGAAAAGCTGCTGAAGTCGCAGCCCGTGGACATGGTCGTGGTGCCGGGTTCGGAAGGCGATTTCGGCGTGCTCGCCGGTCATTCGCCGATGATCTCGACCGTGCGTCCGGGTGTCATCGACGTCTATGAGGGCGACCGCGTGGTCGACCGCGTCTTCGTCGCCGGCGGCTTCGCCGAGGTCACCGAGGCCCGCTGCACCGTGCTGGCCGAGGAAGCGGTGGCGCTGACCGACCTGGACCGCGCCACGGTCGAGAAGCAGATCAAGGATCTGTCCGAGGACGTGGACGACAGCAAGTCGGACGCCGAGCGCGCTGCCGCCGAGTCCAAGCTGGCCGTCGCGCGCGCCAAGCTGGACGCGCTGACCCAGACCTCCGCTCACTGA
- the atpD gene encoding F0F1 ATP synthase subunit beta, translating to MATTNSVGKITQVTGAVVDVQFDGDLPAILNALHTQNDGKTLVLEVAQHLGESTVRTIAMDSTDGLVRGAEVSDTGAPIAVPVGPETLGRIINVIGEPIDERGAVNAARSLPIHRQAPDFVDQSTDAEVLITGIKVIDLLAPYAKGGKIGLFGGAGVGKTVTIMELINNVAKAHGGVSVFAGVGERTREGNDLYHEMIESGVIKLDGPGSKVALVYGQMNEPPGARARVALSGLTLAEYFRDEEGQDVLFFVDNIFRFTQAGSEVSALLGRIPSAVGYQPTLGTDMGALQERITSTKKGSITSVQAIYVPADDLTDPAPAASFAHLDATTVLSRSIAEMAIFPAVDPLDSTSRILDPRVVGEEHYQVARSVQKVLQTYKSLQDIIAILGMDELSEEDKLVVARARKIQRFLSQPFHVAEVFTGTPGVLVSLEDTIKGFKGIVNGDYDHLPEAAFYMVGTIDEAIAKAKKLAAA from the coding sequence ATGGCCACCACCAATTCTGTCGGCAAGATCACGCAGGTCACGGGCGCCGTCGTGGACGTGCAGTTCGACGGCGACCTGCCGGCGATCCTGAACGCGCTGCACACCCAGAACGACGGCAAGACCCTCGTTCTGGAAGTGGCGCAGCACCTGGGCGAGAGCACGGTCCGCACCATCGCCATGGACAGCACCGACGGTCTGGTGCGTGGCGCCGAGGTGTCGGACACCGGCGCCCCGATCGCCGTGCCGGTCGGCCCTGAGACCCTGGGCCGCATCATCAACGTCATCGGCGAGCCGATCGACGAGCGCGGCGCGGTCAACGCCGCCCGCTCGCTGCCGATCCACCGTCAGGCCCCGGACTTCGTCGACCAGTCGACGGACGCCGAAGTGCTGATCACCGGCATCAAGGTCATCGACCTGCTGGCTCCCTACGCCAAGGGCGGCAAGATCGGCCTGTTCGGCGGCGCCGGCGTCGGCAAGACCGTGACGATCATGGAGCTGATCAACAACGTCGCCAAGGCGCACGGCGGCGTGTCGGTGTTTGCCGGCGTGGGCGAGCGTACCCGTGAGGGCAACGACCTCTACCACGAGATGATCGAGTCGGGCGTCATCAAGCTCGACGGCCCGGGTTCCAAGGTGGCCCTGGTGTACGGCCAGATGAACGAGCCGCCGGGCGCCCGCGCCCGCGTCGCGCTGAGCGGCCTGACGCTCGCGGAATACTTCCGCGACGAGGAAGGCCAGGATGTGCTGTTCTTCGTGGACAACATCTTCCGCTTCACCCAGGCCGGTTCGGAAGTGTCGGCTCTGCTGGGCCGCATCCCGTCGGCGGTGGGTTACCAGCCGACGCTGGGCACCGACATGGGCGCCCTGCAGGAGCGCATCACCTCGACGAAGAAGGGTTCGATCACCTCGGTGCAGGCCATTTACGTGCCCGCCGACGATCTGACCGACCCGGCCCCGGCCGCCTCCTTCGCCCACCTGGACGCCACCACGGTGCTGTCGCGCTCGATCGCCGAAATGGCCATCTTCCCGGCCGTGGACCCGCTCGACTCGACCAGCCGCATCCTCGACCCGCGCGTCGTCGGTGAGGAGCACTACCAGGTCGCCCGTTCGGTCCAGAAGGTTCTGCAGACCTACAAGTCGCTGCAGGACATCATCGCCATCCTGGGCATGGACGAGCTGTCGGAAGAGGACAAGCTGGTCGTGGCCCGCGCCCGCAAGATCCAGCGCTTCCTGTCGCAGCCGTTCCACGTCGCCGAGGTGTTCACCGGCACGCCGGGCGTGCTGGTCAGCCTGGAAGACACCATCAAGGGCTTCAAGGGCATCGTGAACGGCGACTACGATCACCTGCCGGAGGCCGCCTTCTACATGGTCGGCACCATCGACGAGGCGATCGCCAAGGCCAAGAAGCTGGCCGCCGCCTGA
- a CDS encoding F0F1 ATP synthase subunit gamma, with translation MPNLKDLKNRIASVQSTRKITSAMKMVAASKLRRAQEQAEASGPYAERMGRMLSSLAANVQDSGNGPKLMTGTGADQVHLLVVISSDRGLCGAFNGSIVREAKRQIVRLQGEGKTVKLLTVGRKGRDQLKREFASLIVESYEDVGRRRLGFSDADMVATKVLSMFDAGEFDVCSVIFNKFKSAISQVVTVQQLIPFAVATEAAEAAGAEAKAMYEFEPDEEQILAELLPRNLSIQIYRALLESAASEQGARMTAMDNATRNAGDMINKLTITYNRTRQAYITKELIEIISGAEAL, from the coding sequence ATGCCTAACCTCAAGGACCTAAAGAACCGGATCGCGAGCGTCCAGTCGACGCGCAAGATCACCTCGGCCATGAAGATGGTCGCGGCTTCCAAGCTGCGCCGCGCTCAGGAGCAGGCGGAAGCCAGCGGTCCCTACGCGGAGCGTATGGGCCGCATGCTGTCCTCCCTGGCCGCCAACGTGCAGGACAGCGGCAACGGCCCGAAGCTGATGACCGGAACGGGCGCCGATCAGGTGCATCTGCTGGTCGTCATCAGCTCCGACCGCGGTCTGTGCGGCGCCTTCAACGGCTCCATCGTCCGCGAGGCCAAGCGCCAGATCGTCCGCCTGCAGGGCGAGGGCAAGACCGTGAAGCTGCTGACCGTCGGCCGCAAGGGCCGCGACCAGCTGAAGCGCGAGTTCGCCTCCCTGATCGTCGAGAGCTACGAGGATGTCGGCCGCCGCCGGCTCGGCTTCAGCGACGCCGACATGGTGGCGACGAAGGTGCTGTCGATGTTCGACGCCGGCGAGTTCGACGTCTGCTCGGTCATCTTCAACAAGTTCAAGTCGGCGATCTCGCAGGTCGTCACGGTTCAGCAGCTCATCCCCTTCGCCGTCGCCACCGAGGCGGCCGAGGCCGCCGGCGCGGAAGCCAAGGCGATGTACGAGTTCGAGCCGGACGAGGAGCAGATCCTCGCCGAACTGCTGCCGCGCAACCTGTCCATCCAGATCTACCGCGCCCTCCTGGAGAGCGCCGCGTCCGAGCAGGGCGCCCGGATGACCGCGATGGACAATGCGACGCGCAACGCCGGCGACATGATCAACAAGCTGACGATCACCTACAACCGGACGCGCCAGGCCTACATCACCAAGGAGCTGATCGAGATCATCTCCGGTGCCGAGGCCCTGTAA
- the atpA gene encoding F0F1 ATP synthase subunit alpha — MDIRAAEISAILKQQIANFGTEADVAEVGQVLSVGDGVARVHGLDNVRAGEMVEFPGGLQGMALNLETDNVGIVIFGDDRGIKEGDTVKRTGTIVDVPVGRGLLGRVVDGLGNPIDGKGPLVDVERKRVEVKAPGIIPRKSVHEPMQTGLKAVDSLVPIGRGQRELIIGDRQTGKTAVVIDTFLNQKPINQGDDESKKLYCIYVAVGQKRSTVAQIVKTLEDAGAMEYSIVVAATASEPAPLQFLAPYTGCTMGEYFRDNGMHALIVYDDLSKQAVAYRQMSLLLRRPPGREAYPGDVFYLHSRLLERAAKMGDAHGNGSLTALPVIETQAGDVSAYIPTNVISITDGQIFLETGLFYKGIRPAINVGLSVSRVGSAAQIKAMKQVAGTIKMELAQYREMAAFAQFASDLDASTQRLLARGARLTELLKQGQFQPLPVEEQVVSIFAGVKGYLDAIRVEDVNRFEAKFLSEIRAKGADILAAIRTDKQITSATEEKLKAFLDGFAKVFA; from the coding sequence ATGGATATCCGCGCCGCAGAAATCTCTGCGATCCTCAAGCAGCAGATCGCGAATTTCGGGACCGAGGCGGATGTCGCCGAGGTTGGTCAGGTCCTGTCGGTGGGTGACGGCGTCGCCCGCGTGCACGGCCTGGACAACGTCCGCGCCGGCGAAATGGTCGAGTTCCCGGGTGGCCTGCAGGGCATGGCGCTGAACCTCGAGACCGACAATGTCGGTATCGTGATCTTCGGCGACGACCGCGGCATCAAGGAAGGCGACACCGTCAAGCGCACCGGCACCATCGTCGACGTTCCGGTCGGCCGTGGCCTGCTGGGCCGCGTGGTCGACGGCCTCGGCAACCCGATCGACGGCAAGGGTCCGCTGGTCGACGTCGAGCGCAAGCGCGTCGAGGTGAAGGCCCCCGGCATCATCCCGCGCAAGTCGGTGCACGAGCCGATGCAGACCGGCCTGAAGGCCGTCGACAGCCTGGTTCCGATCGGGCGCGGCCAGCGCGAGCTGATCATCGGTGACCGTCAGACCGGCAAGACCGCCGTCGTCATCGACACCTTCCTGAACCAGAAGCCGATCAACCAGGGCGACGACGAGAGCAAGAAGCTCTACTGCATCTACGTCGCCGTCGGCCAGAAGCGCTCCACCGTCGCCCAGATCGTCAAGACCCTGGAAGACGCCGGCGCCATGGAATACTCCATCGTCGTCGCCGCCACCGCGTCGGAGCCGGCTCCGCTGCAGTTCCTGGCGCCGTACACCGGCTGCACGATGGGCGAGTATTTCCGCGACAACGGCATGCACGCCCTGATCGTGTACGACGATCTGTCCAAGCAGGCCGTCGCCTACCGCCAGATGTCGCTGCTGCTCCGCCGTCCGCCGGGCCGCGAAGCCTATCCGGGCGACGTGTTCTACCTCCACAGCCGCTTGCTGGAGCGCGCCGCCAAGATGGGCGACGCCCATGGCAACGGCTCGCTGACCGCCCTGCCGGTCATCGAGACCCAGGCCGGCGACGTGTCCGCCTACATCCCGACCAACGTGATCTCGATCACCGACGGTCAGATCTTCCTGGAAACCGGCCTGTTCTATAAGGGCATCCGTCCCGCCATCAACGTCGGTCTGTCGGTGAGCCGCGTCGGCTCCGCCGCCCAGATCAAGGCGATGAAGCAGGTCGCCGGCACCATCAAGATGGAACTCGCGCAGTACCGCGAGATGGCCGCCTTCGCCCAGTTCGCCTCGGACCTCGACGCCTCGACCCAGCGCCTGCTGGCCCGCGGCGCCCGTCTGACCGAGCTGCTGAAGCAGGGCCAGTTCCAGCCGCTGCCCGTCGAAGAGCAGGTCGTGTCGATCTTCGCCGGCGTGAAGGGCTACCTGGACGCCATCCGCGTCGAGGACGTGAACCGCTTCGAGGCCAAGTTCCTGTCGGAAATCCGCGCCAAGGGCGCCGATATCCTGGCGGCGATCCGCACCGACAAGCAGATCACCTCGGCGACCGAAGAGAAGCTGAAGGCGTTCCTCGACGGCTTCGCCAAGGTCTTCGCCTGA
- a CDS encoding F0F1 ATP synthase subunit delta yields the protein MASEGTGVSELAARYSTALFELADENQALDTVASDLATLKQILAESADLRRLVRSPVISRADQGKAMAAVLDSAGVSDLTKRFIGLVAANRRLFSIDGMIEGFLAELARRRGEVTAQVTTAQPLNDAQRDAVIDALKASIGSKVLVNTSVDPELIGGMIVKFGSRMVDTSVRTKLNKLQLAMKASGGSV from the coding sequence GTGGCATCCGAAGGAACAGGCGTATCCGAACTCGCCGCGCGTTACTCCACCGCGCTGTTCGAGCTTGCGGACGAAAATCAGGCGTTGGACACGGTCGCGAGCGATCTGGCCACGCTGAAGCAGATCCTGGCCGAGAGCGCTGACCTCCGTCGCCTCGTCCGCAGCCCCGTCATCAGCCGCGCCGATCAGGGCAAGGCCATGGCCGCTGTCCTGGACAGCGCCGGCGTGTCCGATCTGACCAAGCGCTTCATCGGGCTGGTGGCGGCCAATCGCCGCCTGTTCTCGATCGACGGGATGATCGAAGGCTTCCTGGCCGAGCTGGCCCGGCGCCGCGGCGAGGTCACGGCGCAGGTCACGACGGCCCAGCCGCTGAACGACGCCCAGCGCGACGCCGTCATCGACGCGCTCAAGGCGTCCATCGGTTCCAAGGTGTTGGTGAACACCTCCGTCGATCCGGAGCTGATCGGCGGCATGATCGTTAAGTTCGGCTCGCGCATGGTCGATACCTCGGTGCGCACGAAGCTGAACAAATTGCAACTCGCCATGAAGGCCTCAGGGGGATCAGTCTGA
- a CDS encoding cache domain-containing protein, with protein MISKLRLRVQRQTLLTVLPVLLLLVVIAFAAGAPARTRGTDAEALIMIDRAEQLLERIGPDAAAEAFVAHDSAFTDRDLYPMLLDDTGVMVAHGWTATLNGSNLKELRDVDGKPFIREALDGVARAGRTDVTYQWIDPLTGQVARKTMHARRLVLNGKPYMLAVGVYR; from the coding sequence ATGATCTCCAAGCTTCGTCTGCGTGTTCAGCGGCAAACCCTGCTGACCGTGCTGCCGGTTCTTCTGCTGCTGGTGGTCATCGCCTTCGCCGCCGGCGCCCCGGCCCGCACCCGCGGCACCGATGCCGAAGCGCTGATCATGATCGACCGCGCCGAGCAGCTGCTGGAGCGGATCGGTCCGGACGCGGCGGCCGAAGCCTTTGTCGCCCATGATAGCGCTTTCACCGACCGCGACCTCTACCCGATGCTGCTGGACGACACCGGCGTGATGGTCGCCCATGGCTGGACCGCGACGCTGAACGGGTCGAACCTGAAGGAGCTGCGCGACGTCGACGGCAAGCCCTTCATCCGCGAGGCGCTGGACGGGGTGGCGCGCGCCGGCCGCACCGACGTCACCTATCAATGGATCGACCCGCTTACGGGCCAAGTCGCGCGCAAGACGATGCACGCCCGCCGTCTGGTTCTGAACGGCAAGCCCTACATGCTGGCGGTCGGCGTCTATCGTTGA
- a CDS encoding primosomal protein N': MRETTDSPTKPQPRGSDRRVAVLLPLPLREAYDYRVPDGMELVPGHFVEVPLGPRRVIGVVWGPGAGTLESGRLKPVVRRFDVPPMTEVGRRFVEWVAAYTMTPPGFVLRMAVSVPAALEPPKPMLAYLRKQGAEPPPGFKMTDPRKRILALLEDGPPRTPAELAEEAGCGVTVVRGLAEAGLLEPVMLQPTRLGRPDWRRPGPSLSADQRAAADDLRARVASGSYSTVLLDGVTGSGKTEVYYEAISAALEQGKQALVLLPEIALSAQWLDRFARRFGAPPAEWHSELTGGQRRDTWRAVSKGDVPVVVGARSALFLPYPDLGVIIVDEEHDSAYKQEEGAIYHARDMAVARAHLGGLPIVLVSATPSLETKVNADSHRYARIELPARHGGAVLPDVELIDLRRDRPPARHWLAPSLRKALTDTLAAGEQAMLFLNRRGYAPLTLCRACGHRMQCPNCTAWLVEHRLARKLQCHHCGLQQPLPHACPECGEEGTMAACGPGVERIAEEVAELFPDARAAIMASDTLHGPRAIQEMVESIGRHELDIIIGTQVMAKGHHFPMLTLVGVVDADLGLNGGDLRAAERTYQLLHQVAGRAGRGERPGRVMLQTFMPEHPVMQALAAGDRDGFYQLEAEMRLEAGMPPFGRLAALIVSGEDPTLVERVAMALGRAAPRSDSVHILGPAPAPLALLRGRHRRRLLLKAPRSTQVQPLIAEWLDRVEIPPAIRVQIDVDPYSFL; this comes from the coding sequence GTGCGTGAAACCACCGATTCCCCGACGAAGCCGCAGCCTCGCGGGTCGGACCGCCGAGTCGCCGTCCTGCTGCCGCTGCCGCTGCGCGAGGCTTACGACTACCGCGTGCCGGACGGCATGGAGCTGGTCCCCGGCCATTTCGTCGAGGTGCCGCTGGGCCCGCGCCGGGTGATCGGCGTCGTCTGGGGCCCCGGCGCCGGGACGCTGGAGTCCGGCCGGCTGAAGCCGGTGGTGCGGCGGTTCGACGTGCCGCCGATGACCGAGGTCGGCCGCCGCTTCGTCGAATGGGTCGCCGCCTACACCATGACGCCGCCGGGCTTCGTCCTGCGCATGGCGGTCAGCGTGCCGGCGGCGCTGGAGCCGCCCAAGCCGATGCTGGCCTATCTGCGCAAGCAGGGGGCGGAGCCGCCCCCCGGCTTCAAGATGACCGACCCGCGCAAGCGCATCCTGGCGCTGCTGGAAGATGGGCCTCCCCGCACCCCGGCGGAGCTGGCGGAGGAGGCCGGCTGCGGCGTGACGGTGGTGCGCGGGCTGGCCGAGGCCGGGCTTTTGGAGCCGGTGATGCTGCAGCCGACCCGGCTCGGCCGGCCCGACTGGCGCCGGCCTGGACCCAGCCTGTCGGCCGACCAGCGGGCGGCAGCCGACGATCTGCGCGCCCGGGTGGCATCCGGCAGCTATTCCACCGTGCTGCTCGACGGCGTCACCGGGTCGGGCAAGACGGAGGTCTATTACGAGGCGATCTCGGCAGCGCTGGAACAGGGCAAACAGGCGCTGGTGCTGCTGCCGGAGATCGCGCTGTCGGCACAGTGGCTCGACCGCTTCGCCCGCCGCTTCGGCGCGCCGCCGGCAGAATGGCATTCGGAGCTGACCGGGGGGCAGCGCCGCGACACCTGGCGCGCGGTGTCCAAGGGCGACGTGCCGGTGGTGGTGGGCGCGCGTTCGGCGCTGTTCCTGCCCTACCCGGATCTGGGTGTCATCATCGTCGATGAGGAACACGACTCCGCCTACAAGCAGGAGGAGGGGGCGATCTACCACGCCCGCGACATGGCGGTGGCGCGGGCGCATCTGGGCGGCTTGCCCATCGTGCTGGTCTCCGCCACGCCGTCGCTGGAGACCAAGGTGAATGCCGACAGCCACCGCTATGCGCGTATCGAGCTGCCGGCCCGCCATGGCGGTGCGGTGCTGCCCGACGTCGAGCTGATCGACCTGCGGCGCGACCGTCCTCCCGCCCGGCACTGGCTGGCGCCCAGCCTGCGCAAGGCGCTGACCGACACGCTGGCGGCGGGCGAGCAGGCGATGCTGTTCCTGAACCGCCGCGGCTATGCCCCGCTGACCCTGTGCCGCGCCTGCGGCCACCGCATGCAATGCCCGAACTGCACGGCGTGGCTGGTCGAACACCGGCTCGCCCGCAAGCTGCAATGCCACCATTGCGGCCTGCAGCAGCCCTTGCCCCACGCCTGCCCGGAATGCGGGGAGGAGGGGACGATGGCCGCCTGCGGTCCCGGCGTGGAACGCATCGCCGAGGAGGTGGCGGAGCTGTTCCCCGACGCCCGCGCCGCCATCATGGCGTCCGACACCCTGCACGGCCCGCGCGCCATCCAGGAGATGGTCGAGAGCATCGGCCGGCACGAGCTGGACATCATCATCGGCACCCAGGTGATGGCGAAGGGCCACCATTTTCCGATGCTGACGCTGGTGGGGGTGGTCGATGCCGACCTGGGGCTGAACGGCGGCGACCTGCGGGCGGCGGAGCGCACCTATCAGCTGCTGCATCAGGTTGCCGGGCGCGCCGGGCGCGGCGAGCGGCCGGGGCGGGTGATGCTGCAGACCTTCATGCCCGAACATCCGGTGATGCAGGCGCTGGCCGCCGGCGACCGCGACGGCTTCTATCAGCTGGAGGCCGAGATGCGGCTGGAGGCCGGCATGCCGCCCTTCGGCCGGCTGGCGGCGCTGATCGTGTCCGGCGAGGATCCGACGCTGGTGGAGCGGGTGGCGATGGCGCTGGGCCGGGCCGCACCGCGCAGCGACTCGGTCCATATATTGGGGCCGGCCCCGGCGCCGCTGGCCCTGCTGCGCGGACGGCACCGCCGCCGCCTGCTGCTGAAGGCGCCGCGCAGCACCCAGGTGCAGCCGCTGATCGCGGAGTGGCTGGACAGGGTGGAGATCCCGCCGGCCATCCGGGTGCAGATCGATGTCGACCCCTATAGCTTCCTTTAA
- the fsa gene encoding fructose-6-phosphate aldolase has translation MKFFVDTADIAEIRDLADTGLLDGVTTNPSLIAKSGRQFLDLVAEICDVVNGPVSAEVASTDFETMLAEAHKIAKISHRVAVKVPLTPAGLKVCKIISSEGTMVNVTLCFSPAQAILAAKAGASFVSPFVGRLDDIGQDGMGIIKDICEIYNNYDAFKTEVLVASIRNPMHIVKAARLGAHVVTAPASVLKQLFNHPLTDKGLSQFVDDWKKTGQSIL, from the coding sequence ATGAAGTTCTTCGTCGACACCGCCGACATTGCCGAGATCCGCGATCTGGCCGATACCGGTCTGCTGGACGGTGTTACCACCAACCCCTCCCTGATCGCCAAGTCCGGCCGTCAATTCCTCGACCTCGTGGCCGAGATTTGCGACGTCGTCAACGGTCCGGTCAGCGCCGAGGTGGCGTCCACCGACTTCGAGACCATGCTCGCCGAAGCCCACAAGATCGCCAAGATCTCCCACCGCGTCGCGGTGAAGGTGCCGCTGACCCCGGCCGGCCTGAAGGTCTGCAAGATCATCTCGTCCGAAGGCACGATGGTCAACGTCACGCTGTGCTTCTCCCCCGCCCAGGCGATCCTGGCGGCCAAGGCCGGCGCCAGCTTCGTGTCGCCCTTCGTCGGCCGCCTGGACGACATCGGCCAGGATGGTATGGGCATCATCAAGGACATCTGCGAGATCTATAACAATTACGACGCCTTCAAGACCGAGGTGCTGGTCGCCTCGATCCGCAACCCGATGCACATCGTCAAGGCCGCCCGTCTGGGCGCCCATGTCGTGACCGCGCCGGCGTCGGTGCTGAAGCAGCTGTTCAACCACCCGCTGACCGACAAGGGTCTCTCCCAGTTCGTCGATGACTGGAAGAAGACCGGCCAGTCGATCCTGTAA
- a CDS encoding DUF484 family protein has protein sequence MADRGREPGHPPRQASTLSSEDVRAYLRTHPDFLAQNADLVHHLTPPSVDRGRGVVDLQAFMVDRLRAEVRTLKDQQRELIGTSRANLNSQNRIHAAVLFLLDAQSFEQLIQTITTDLAVLLDLDVACLVIESNGSDIPHVHRSGVRVVEPGAIADRLGRADVVLNTDIQGDPEIYGPGAGLVRSEALIRIQVSSETPDGLLAFGSREPDTFHTGQGTELVGFLARVIERVIRGWLELPA, from the coding sequence ATGGCCGACAGGGGCCGCGAACCGGGCCACCCCCCGCGCCAGGCGTCGACGCTCTCTTCGGAGGATGTTCGCGCCTATCTGCGGACCCACCCGGACTTCCTGGCCCAGAACGCCGATCTGGTCCACCACCTGACCCCGCCGTCGGTCGACCGCGGGCGTGGGGTGGTGGACCTCCAGGCCTTCATGGTCGACCGGCTGCGCGCCGAGGTCCGCACCCTCAAGGACCAGCAGCGCGAGCTGATCGGCACCAGCCGGGCCAACCTGAACAGCCAGAACCGCATCCATGCCGCGGTCCTGTTCCTGCTCGACGCCCAGAGCTTCGAGCAGCTGATCCAGACCATCACCACCGACCTCGCGGTCCTGCTCGACCTCGACGTCGCCTGTCTGGTCATCGAATCCAACGGCAGCGACATTCCCCACGTCCACCGCTCCGGCGTGCGGGTGGTGGAGCCGGGCGCCATCGCCGACCGGCTGGGCCGCGCCGACGTGGTGCTGAACACCGACATCCAGGGCGATCCCGAGATCTACGGCCCCGGCGCCGGCCTCGTCCGGTCGGAGGCGCTGATCCGCATCCAGGTTTCCAGCGAGACGCCCGACGGCCTGCTGGCCTTCGGCAGCCGCGAGCCGGACACCTTCCACACCGGCCAGGGCACCGAACTGGTCGGCTTCCTCGCCCGCGTGATCGAACGGGTGATCCGCGGCTGGCTGGAGCTGCCGGCGTGA
- a CDS encoding tyrosine recombinase XerC: MTEPVPIAPSLGFSAKPDVQDVLAHWRRWMESEKAVSRHTLSAYTADVGEFLRFLTEFRGGSPPSLNDLGDLKAADFRAWMSRLAMDGLVGASRARKLAAVRNLFRWMDRSGRLHNPAVATLATPKVKRPAPRPLTEIDADRLLEEAERDRDEPWIGKRDRALFTLLYGCGLRISEALGLARKDAPLTDTLRVTGKGRKDRMIPVLPAVTEAVRAYIESCPFTLAPDGPLFVGTRGGRLNASVAQHQMQKLRALMGMPDSATPHALRHSFATHLLADGGDLRAIQDLLGHASLSTTQRYTDVENEQLMNVYRNAHPRARKG; the protein is encoded by the coding sequence GTGACCGAACCTGTTCCCATTGCTCCAAGTTTGGGGTTTTCCGCCAAGCCCGACGTTCAGGACGTGCTGGCCCACTGGCGGCGCTGGATGGAGAGCGAGAAGGCGGTGTCCCGCCACACCCTGTCGGCCTACACCGCCGACGTGGGGGAGTTCCTGCGCTTCCTCACCGAATTCCGCGGCGGATCGCCGCCCTCGCTGAACGACCTGGGCGACCTGAAGGCGGCGGATTTCCGCGCCTGGATGTCCCGGCTGGCGATGGACGGTCTGGTCGGGGCCAGCCGGGCGCGCAAGCTGGCGGCGGTGCGCAACCTGTTCCGCTGGATGGACCGCAGCGGCCGGCTGCACAATCCGGCCGTCGCCACCCTCGCCACGCCGAAGGTCAAGCGCCCCGCCCCGCGCCCGCTGACGGAGATCGATGCCGACCGCCTGCTGGAGGAGGCCGAGCGCGATCGCGACGAGCCCTGGATCGGCAAGCGTGACCGCGCCCTGTTCACCCTGCTCTACGGCTGCGGCCTGCGCATTTCCGAAGCGCTGGGTCTGGCCCGAAAGGACGCGCCGCTGACCGACACGCTGCGCGTCACCGGCAAGGGGCGCAAGGACCGCATGATCCCGGTCCTGCCGGCGGTGACGGAGGCGGTGCGCGCCTATATCGAATCGTGCCCCTTCACGCTTGCCCCCGACGGCCCGCTGTTCGTCGGCACCCGCGGCGGCCGGCTGAACGCCAGCGTCGCCCAGCACCAGATGCAGAAGCTGCGCGCCCTGATGGGCATGCCCGACAGCGCCACGCCGCACGCCCTGCGACACAGTTTCGCGACCCATCTTTTGGCGGACGGCGGCGACCTGCGCGCCATCCAGGACCTGCTCGGCCACGCCTCGCTCTCCACAACCCAGCGTTACACGGACGTCGAGAACGAGCAGCTGATGAACGTGTACCGCAACGCCCATCCTCGGGCGCGCAAGGGCTGA